From a single Candidatus Binatia bacterium genomic region:
- a CDS encoding DJ-1/PfpI family protein, which translates to MKLSILIYDGFTSLDAIGGYEVLSRIPGMEVEFVAPKRGVVAADTRFLGVLAFREMAEVTSTDILYVPGGPGGVACETDEAMLGWIRALDRTSTWTVGVCNGVAILAAAGLLKGRKATTNWFYQDRLPEWGTEFLPVRYHRDGKYVTCAGVSASIDGGLFLCELIAGTDIAKTIQLGVEYYPAPPFPEKTPAEAPQDAQMILRAFDEGGGEALLQLAPAFAGSYEVLTR; encoded by the coding sequence ATGAAACTATCGATCCTGATCTATGACGGATTTACGAGTCTTGACGCGATCGGCGGCTACGAAGTGCTGTCGCGCATCCCGGGCATGGAAGTCGAGTTCGTCGCACCGAAGCGCGGCGTCGTTGCGGCCGACACGCGTTTTCTCGGAGTGCTCGCGTTCCGCGAGATGGCCGAAGTGACCTCGACCGACATCCTTTACGTTCCGGGCGGGCCCGGCGGCGTCGCGTGCGAGACCGACGAGGCGATGCTCGGCTGGATTCGCGCTCTCGATCGCACCTCGACGTGGACGGTCGGCGTCTGCAACGGAGTCGCGATCCTCGCCGCTGCCGGACTGCTCAAAGGACGCAAGGCGACGACGAACTGGTTCTACCAGGACCGGCTTCCCGAATGGGGAACCGAGTTCCTTCCGGTGCGCTATCACCGCGACGGCAAGTACGTCACCTGCGCCGGGGTGTCGGCGAGCATCGACGGCGGCCTGTTCCTGTGCGAGCTGATCGCCGGCACCGACATTGCCAAGACGATCCAGCTCGGCGTCGAGTACTACCCCGCGCCGCCGTTCCCGGAGAAGACGCCGGCCGAAGCGCCGCAAGACGCGCAGATGATCCTGCGCGCATTCGACGAGGGCGGCGGCGAGGCGCTGTTGCAGCTCGCGCCCGCGTTCGCCGGCTCCTACGAGGTGCTGACGCGGTAA
- the pgm gene encoding phosphoglucomutase (alpha-D-glucose-1,6-bisphosphate-dependent), with amino-acid sequence MEASPLAGKPAPRSILVDVPRLVAAYYSLVPDPSEPSHLVAFGTSGHRGSSLRHSFNEAHILAVAQAVCEARSDAKTTGPCFVGIDTHALSAPAFISALEVFAANGVETFVQDGGGATPTPVISHAILSANRAKTSGLADGIVITPSHNPPDDGGFKYNPPSGGPADTELTRRIENRANELLRAGLAGVHRIPYERAMAAATTHRHDFIAPYVADLASAIDLEKISGASIKLGVDPLGGSNLDYWDPISSRYKLDLTVVNRVIDPTFAFMTVDKDGKIRMDCSSPYAMAGLVALRHDFRVAFGNDADSDRHGIVTPGAGLMNPNHYLAVAISYLFANRPAWKKDTTVGKTLVSSSMIDRVAAGLGRRLIEVPVGFKWFVPGLLDGSCGFGGEESAGASFLRRDGSVWTTDKDGILLDLLAAEITATTGRDPSEHYADLETLYGSPVYERIDAPVTPEGKKKLAALSPQSVTATTLAGEPIEAKLVRAPGNDAPIGGLKVTAKSGWFAARPSGTEDVYKIYAESFLGTDHLRSIQHEAADIVKAALAS; translated from the coding sequence ATGGAAGCCAGTCCTCTAGCCGGCAAACCCGCGCCGCGCAGCATTCTCGTCGACGTTCCGCGCCTGGTCGCTGCCTACTATTCGCTCGTTCCCGATCCCTCCGAGCCGTCGCACCTCGTCGCGTTCGGAACCTCGGGGCACCGCGGCTCCTCGCTGAGGCATTCGTTCAACGAGGCGCACATCCTCGCGGTCGCGCAGGCGGTCTGCGAGGCACGAAGCGACGCGAAGACCACCGGTCCGTGCTTCGTCGGCATCGACACGCACGCGCTTTCGGCGCCGGCGTTCATCAGCGCTCTCGAAGTGTTTGCCGCCAACGGGGTCGAGACGTTCGTCCAGGACGGCGGCGGCGCGACGCCCACTCCGGTCATCTCGCACGCCATTCTTTCGGCCAACCGCGCAAAAACGAGCGGCCTTGCCGACGGTATCGTCATCACGCCGTCGCACAACCCGCCTGACGACGGCGGTTTCAAGTACAACCCGCCGTCGGGCGGTCCCGCCGACACCGAGCTGACCCGCCGCATCGAGAACCGCGCCAATGAGCTGCTCCGCGCGGGCCTGGCCGGCGTCCACCGCATTCCCTACGAGCGGGCGATGGCGGCTGCGACGACGCACCGCCACGATTTCATCGCGCCGTACGTCGCCGACCTCGCGAGCGCGATCGACCTCGAGAAAATCTCCGGTGCCTCCATCAAGCTCGGCGTCGATCCCCTCGGCGGCTCCAACCTCGATTACTGGGATCCGATCTCGTCGCGCTACAAGCTCGACCTCACCGTCGTCAATCGCGTCATCGATCCTACGTTCGCGTTCATGACCGTCGACAAGGACGGCAAGATCCGGATGGACTGCTCTTCGCCGTACGCAATGGCCGGGCTCGTCGCGCTGCGCCACGATTTTCGCGTCGCGTTCGGCAACGATGCCGATTCGGATCGCCACGGCATCGTGACTCCCGGCGCCGGGCTGATGAACCCGAACCATTACCTGGCCGTCGCGATCTCTTACCTGTTCGCCAACCGCCCGGCGTGGAAGAAAGACACGACAGTCGGCAAGACCCTCGTGTCCAGCTCGATGATCGATCGCGTCGCCGCGGGGCTCGGCCGCCGCCTCATCGAGGTTCCGGTCGGATTCAAATGGTTCGTCCCCGGCCTTCTCGACGGCTCCTGCGGGTTCGGCGGCGAAGAGAGCGCCGGCGCATCGTTTCTTCGCCGCGACGGCAGCGTGTGGACGACCGACAAGGACGGCATCCTGCTCGACCTTCTCGCAGCCGAGATCACCGCGACGACGGGCCGCGATCCTTCGGAGCACTACGCCGATCTCGAGACGCTGTACGGCTCGCCGGTGTACGAGCGCATCGATGCGCCGGTGACGCCGGAAGGAAAGAAGAAGCTCGCGGCACTGTCCCCGCAGTCCGTGACCGCGACGACGCTGGCCGGAGAGCCGATCGAGGCCAAGCTCGTGCGCGCTCCCGGCAACGACGCGCCGATCGGCGGCCTCAAGGTCACCGCGAAAAGCGGCTGGTTCGCGGCGCGCCCGTCGGGAACCGAGGATGTCTACAAGATCTACGCCGAGAGCTTCCTCGGCACCGATCACCTGCGCAGCATCCAGCACGAAGCCGCCGACATCGTGAAGGCGGCGCTCGCGTCCTAG
- a CDS encoding DUF4215 domain-containing protein, with product MPQKKMRGIIRRTRVESCIAVAALLLRSGTAAAAVLAVPSQYSTIQAAVNAAGPGDTVEVATGTYNEKVTFPSSGTAGNPITLRAKAGNTPVIDGTGIPTTDLVGLIYIENQSYITVSGMQIANLTATNASDFPAGIWVRGTSHDIQLLGNTVHDIRNPGCASCGAHGIAAYGTNASGSIHNLVIDGNEVRNCVLGWSESMVVNGNVEQFSITNNRVHDNNNIGIDAIGFEGECVGCSDALDRARDGLIAGNLVYDIDSLGNPSYGNDRSADGIYVDGGTRITIERNVVHDSNIGIELASEHAGKDTSDVVVRSNFVYRSQSIGIAIGGYDTRRGSTSGCSIVHNTLYDNDTDQYGGGELLLQYDISGNTIENNVVYANSQDQFVANEFSLTSGNTIDHNIYFSTAGAASSSWIWKTTPYTGFGAWQAGSGNDAHSVFVDPELVSPATGNLHLSAASPAIGAAVALAAGIAGTQDIDGDPRVSGAAADIGADELACGNGVLDGDEQCDDGNLVDGDGCDSNCTHTGCGNGIVTMGEQCDDGNQAGGDCCSASCTFEAGGSSCDDGDVCTWNDSCDGAGHCGGVAELEPSCLVPDPGTEGSRLTIKATSAASARLGWSWGRGPAIALGDLGSPTTSDDFALCVYVNDGMTDRELVSSLAPAGSSWTSTTSTLRYSSKSLAPGGIRQIQVKAADAGAAKIKIKGQGAALGLGSLGFGASSTVGVEMKNVATGACFGAAFAGPFHTDDSAHFDARTD from the coding sequence ATGCCACAGAAGAAGATGCGCGGAATCATCCGCCGCACACGCGTGGAGAGTTGCATCGCGGTGGCAGCGCTGTTGCTGCGCTCCGGCACGGCCGCAGCCGCCGTGCTCGCAGTGCCGTCCCAGTATTCGACGATCCAGGCAGCGGTAAACGCCGCCGGCCCGGGCGACACGGTCGAGGTCGCCACCGGAACCTACAACGAGAAAGTGACGTTTCCTTCGAGCGGCACCGCCGGCAATCCGATCACGCTGCGCGCCAAGGCAGGCAACACCCCGGTGATCGACGGCACCGGCATCCCAACCACCGACCTCGTCGGACTCATTTATATCGAGAACCAGTCCTACATCACCGTCTCCGGGATGCAGATCGCGAACCTGACCGCCACCAACGCGAGCGACTTTCCGGCCGGCATCTGGGTGCGCGGCACGTCGCACGACATCCAGCTCCTCGGCAACACCGTGCACGACATCCGCAATCCCGGCTGTGCGAGCTGCGGCGCGCACGGCATCGCGGCGTACGGCACCAACGCGAGCGGCTCGATCCACAATCTCGTCATCGACGGCAACGAGGTTCGTAACTGCGTGCTCGGCTGGAGCGAGTCGATGGTCGTCAACGGCAACGTCGAGCAGTTTTCGATCACGAACAACCGCGTCCACGACAACAACAACATTGGCATCGACGCGATCGGCTTCGAAGGCGAATGCGTCGGCTGCAGCGACGCGCTCGACCGCGCGCGCGACGGCCTGATCGCCGGCAACCTCGTCTACGACATCGATTCCCTCGGAAACCCGTCGTACGGGAACGACCGCTCGGCCGACGGCATCTACGTCGACGGCGGCACCCGCATCACGATCGAGCGCAACGTCGTCCACGATTCGAACATCGGCATCGAGCTGGCAAGCGAGCACGCGGGCAAGGACACGAGCGACGTCGTCGTGCGCAGCAACTTCGTCTACCGTTCCCAGTCGATCGGCATCGCGATCGGCGGCTACGACACCAGGCGCGGCAGCACCAGCGGCTGCTCGATCGTCCACAACACGTTGTACGACAACGACACCGACCAGTACGGGGGCGGCGAGCTGCTGCTGCAGTACGACATCAGCGGCAACACGATCGAGAACAACGTCGTCTATGCCAACTCGCAGGACCAGTTCGTCGCCAACGAGTTTTCGCTGACCAGCGGCAACACGATCGACCACAACATCTACTTCAGCACTGCCGGCGCCGCTTCGTCGAGCTGGATCTGGAAGACGACGCCGTACACGGGCTTTGGTGCATGGCAGGCCGGCAGCGGCAACGACGCGCACTCGGTGTTTGTCGATCCGGAGCTCGTCAGCCCCGCCACCGGCAACCTGCATCTTTCGGCCGCGTCGCCGGCGATCGGCGCGGCAGTGGCGCTGGCCGCCGGCATTGCCGGCACGCAGGACATCGACGGAGATCCGCGGGTCTCGGGCGCCGCGGCCGACATCGGCGCCGACGAGCTGGCCTGCGGAAATGGAGTGCTCGACGGCGACGAGCAGTGCGACGACGGCAATCTCGTCGACGGCGACGGCTGCGATTCCAACTGCACGCACACCGGCTGCGGCAACGGGATCGTGACGATGGGCGAGCAGTGCGACGACGGCAACCAGGCAGGCGGCGACTGCTGCAGCGCCTCGTGCACGTTCGAGGCCGGCGGCAGCAGCTGCGACGACGGAGACGTCTGCACGTGGAACGACAGCTGTGACGGAGCCGGCCATTGCGGCGGCGTCGCCGAGCTCGAGCCGTCATGCCTCGTGCCGGACCCGGGCACCGAAGGCTCGCGACTGACGATCAAGGCGACGAGCGCCGCGTCGGCCCGGCTTGGCTGGAGCTGGGGCCGCGGACCGGCGATCGCGCTCGGCGATCTCGGCAGCCCGACGACGAGCGACGACTTCGCGCTTTGCGTGTACGTGAACGACGGCATGACCGACCGCGAGCTCGTGAGCTCGCTCGCGCCGGCCGGCTCATCGTGGACGTCGACGACGTCGACGCTTCGCTACTCCAGCAAGTCGCTCGCACCCGGCGGCATCCGCCAGATCCAGGTCAAGGCCGCAGATGCCGGAGCGGCAAAGATCAAGATCAAGGGACAGGGCGCTGCGCTCGGTCTCGGCTCCCTCGGCTTCGGGGCTTCCTCGACCGTCGGCGTCGAAATGAAGAACGTCGCAACCGGGGCCTGCTTCGGCGCCGCGTTTGCGGGACCTTTCCACACCGACGATTCCGCACACTTCGACGCCAGGACCGACTGA
- a CDS encoding DJ-1/PfpI family protein yields the protein MTPAGPSSRRIVMAAFAGAEMIDVVGPLEVFSVASRILDDQAQRLGQPGADDRAPAYRIEIAAENPGPLKMASGLEVVAARSLRGIRGAIDTIIVPGGSGVDVTMRRPRFVSWLERAAAESRRVASVCTGARLLGAAGLLRGRRATTHWAWCDVLARENPDTTVQPDAIFVRDANVWTSAGVTAGMDLALAMVEQDHGRRLALAAARMMVLFLKRPGGQSQFSAQLAAQMAEREPLRDLQAWIVEHPDEDLRIDVLARRAAMSPRNFARAFVREVGMTPARFVEQARIGAARRRLEDTTNGVDEIAEVCGFGTAETMRRAFVRGLSTSPSAYRARFRTEKVATL from the coding sequence ATGACACCCGCCGGCCCATCCAGCCGCCGCATCGTCATGGCGGCGTTCGCCGGGGCCGAGATGATCGACGTTGTCGGCCCTCTCGAGGTCTTTTCGGTGGCCTCGCGCATCCTGGACGACCAGGCGCAGCGGCTCGGGCAGCCCGGCGCGGACGACCGCGCCCCTGCGTACCGCATCGAAATCGCCGCCGAGAATCCGGGACCTCTCAAGATGGCCTCAGGCCTGGAGGTCGTCGCGGCGCGCAGCCTGCGCGGCATCCGCGGCGCCATCGATACCATCATCGTTCCCGGTGGCTCTGGTGTGGATGTGACGATGCGCCGCCCGCGCTTCGTCTCGTGGCTGGAGCGCGCAGCGGCCGAATCGCGTCGTGTCGCGTCCGTATGCACCGGTGCGCGCCTGCTCGGCGCTGCGGGTCTGCTGCGCGGACGGCGCGCGACGACGCACTGGGCCTGGTGCGACGTGCTCGCACGCGAGAACCCCGACACCACGGTGCAGCCCGACGCGATCTTCGTGCGCGACGCCAACGTGTGGACTTCGGCCGGAGTGACGGCCGGAATGGACCTGGCGCTGGCGATGGTCGAGCAGGACCACGGACGCCGCCTTGCGCTGGCCGCGGCCCGCATGATGGTGCTGTTCCTCAAGCGGCCGGGCGGCCAGTCCCAGTTCAGCGCGCAGCTTGCAGCGCAGATGGCCGAGCGCGAGCCGCTGCGCGACCTGCAGGCGTGGATCGTCGAGCATCCCGACGAAGACCTGCGCATCGACGTGCTGGCGCGGCGGGCGGCGATGAGCCCGCGCAATTTCGCGCGCGCATTCGTGCGCGAAGTCGGCATGACGCCGGCGCGTTTCGTCGAGCAGGCGCGCATCGGTGCGGCCCGGCGGCGCCTCGAGGATACCACCAACGGAGTCGACGAGATCGCCGAGGTCTGCGGCTTCGGAACGGCCGAGACGATGCGGCGGGCCTTCGTTCGCGGGCTGTCGACGAGCCCGAGCGCCTACCGTGCGCGCTTCCGCACCGAGAAAGTCGCGACGCTCTGA
- a CDS encoding ChaN family lipoprotein: MGSVYEVASGRKISRGDLARALDASDVVLLGEQHDNIDHHRIQAFLLRELIAAGRRPVVAFEQIDVAQQDALDHALAAHAGQSPAALADAVADAAGWQKSGWPPFDQYRPVFETALAAGLPVRAANLPRSQMKDLFGTKTAAATGEDPSFAFSPSELASLKADIVDSHCGYAGEDLVGPMISAEKRRDRTMADVVVSAAGQSNGGVVLISGFGHARKDYAVPFYLRRLVPALKVASVGLLEVSDDALHEGDYAALLHASVLPFDFVMFTPRVSNEDPCEKFRAGLEKMKSR, translated from the coding sequence GTGGGAAGCGTGTACGAGGTCGCGAGCGGGCGGAAGATCTCGCGCGGCGACCTCGCGCGCGCGCTCGACGCGAGCGACGTCGTGCTGCTCGGCGAGCAGCACGACAACATCGATCATCACCGCATCCAGGCATTTCTGCTTCGCGAGCTGATTGCCGCGGGCAGGCGGCCGGTCGTTGCGTTCGAGCAGATCGACGTGGCCCAGCAGGACGCGCTCGACCACGCGCTGGCGGCACACGCCGGACAGTCGCCGGCAGCGCTCGCCGATGCAGTGGCCGATGCTGCCGGGTGGCAGAAGAGCGGGTGGCCGCCGTTCGACCAGTACCGTCCCGTGTTCGAGACGGCGCTCGCTGCCGGCCTGCCCGTTCGCGCGGCCAACTTGCCGCGCTCGCAGATGAAGGATCTGTTCGGCACGAAAACGGCGGCGGCCACCGGGGAAGATCCATCGTTCGCGTTCTCTCCGTCGGAGCTTGCGTCCCTCAAGGCGGACATCGTCGACTCCCACTGCGGGTACGCGGGCGAAGATCTGGTCGGACCGATGATCAGCGCCGAGAAGCGGCGCGACCGCACGATGGCCGACGTCGTCGTGAGCGCCGCCGGGCAGTCGAATGGCGGCGTCGTGCTGATCTCCGGTTTCGGACATGCGAGGAAAGATTACGCAGTGCCGTTCTACCTGCGGCGCCTCGTGCCGGCGCTCAAGGTTGCATCGGTGGGACTGCTCGAGGTGAGCGACGATGCTCTCCACGAGGGCGACTACGCCGCGCTTCTCCACGCGAGCGTACTTCCATTCGATTTCGTGATGTTCACGCCCCGCGTGAGCAACGAAGACCCTTGCGAGAAATTCCGCGCCGGGCTCGAGAAGATGAAATCGCGCTGA